One window from the genome of Eucalyptus grandis isolate ANBG69807.140 chromosome 7, ASM1654582v1, whole genome shotgun sequence encodes:
- the LOC104455793 gene encoding RING-H2 finger protein ATL70-like, which translates to MSSSSSSSGGGSLDGSSPYVYMFILGVVVLIVVITLSCYHCIRASRAVGRGIVEATLQTYPTVLFSSVKHHEEIGGGSCSICLGEYEESDVLRPLPECRHFFHMECIDPWLRLHATCPICRKSPEEQLGHPGLEPETVAVPVDGDLHSGDSFLADLWWRVIAEEEESFSSDAGSRGRRRPKGGNSSSERAS; encoded by the exons ATGAGCAGCAGCAGTTCAAGCAGCGGCGGTGGAAGCCTGGATGGCAGCAGCCCGTACGTGTACATGTTCATACTCGGCGTCGTCGTCCTCATCGTCGTCATCACCCTCTCCTGCTACCATTGCATCCGTGCCAGCCGGGCGGTGGGAAGGGGGATCGTCGAGGCCACGCTCCAGACCTACCCGACGGTCCTGTTCTCGAGCGTGAAGCACCATGAGGAGATTGGGGGTGGTTCTTGCTCCATATGCTTGGGAGAATACGAGGAGAGCGATGTTCTGCGGCCGCTGCCGGAGTGCAGGCACTTCTTCCATATGGAGTGCATCGACCCGTGGCTGAGACTGCACGCCACATGCCCCATCTGCAGGAAGTCGCCGGAGGAGCAGCTGGGCCATCCTGGACTTGAACCAGAGACCGTGGCCGTGCCGGTCGACGGTGATCTTCACAGCGGAGACAG TTTTTTGGCAGATCTTTGGTGGAGGGTCATTGCAGAAGAGGAAGAATCGTTCAGCTCAGATGCTGGCAGCCGCGGCCGCCGCCGTCCAAAAGGTGGCAATTCCTCCTCTGAACGTGCTTCTTGA
- the LOC104455794 gene encoding protein TIC 20-IV, chloroplastic-like: protein MALQISDTAFYFQPLMEHYEQVELLSYYIPGAIHHVVYEQLRAADPLRGQFGMYYWAMVGSAFIVLLMDCVRCTVVGIYASIPFIRDATYIRTPYVKGDD, encoded by the exons ATGGCCCTGCAGATCTCTGACACGGCCTTCTACTTCCAGCCGCTGATGGAGCACTACGAGCAAGTTGAGCTCCTGAGCTACTACATCCCGGGGGCAATCC ATCATGTGGTATACGAGCAACTTCGCGCCGCTGATCCACTACGGGGCCAGTTCGGCATGTACTACTGGGCGATGGTCGGGTCGGCCTTCATAGTCCTGCTAATGGACTGCGTGAGGTGCACGGTCGTGGGGATTTATGCAAGCATCCCTTTCATCAGGGACGCCACGTACATACGCACTCCATATGTAAAGGGAGATGATTGA
- the LOC120296209 gene encoding uncharacterized protein LOC120296209, protein MVERAKPLRIFSSVYPLSNFYVTKEAAIGISFKRVRKTTSERKKGSANSKDQMKEMMLMLMLMLMMMVVVEKKLTKFDWPWLLSFSFPKHRLFLHSSSPPASVPSLRTRYLCISVRRRFKREFAFRSLVVGHCKTGRIVELRCWPPPPPSKRRHSRGWNKTSGNSRRVAWRLLATIFGQKGFVLSTNVELRPQISADAYLFFMPMYAPLL, encoded by the exons ATGGTCGAGCG AGCCAAACCTCTTCGGATTTTCTCCTCTGTGTATccactttcaaatttttatgtgACGAAAGAGGCTGCAATTGGAATTTCTTTCAAGAGGGTCCGGAAGACAACTTctgagagaaagaaagggagtGCTAATTCCAAGGATCAGATGAAGGAGAtgatgctgatgctgatgctgatgctgatgatgatggtggtggtggagaaGAAGTTGACCAAATTTGATTGGCCGT GGctcttatcattttctttcccAAAGCACCGACTCTTTCTTCACTCCTCTTCCCCTCCAGCGTCGGTTCCTTCTCTTCGCACGCGGTATCTTTGCATCTCCGTTCGCCGTCGGTTCAAGCGGGAATTTGCGTTCAG ATCTTTGGTGGTGGGTCACTGCAAAACAGGGAGAATCGTTGAGCTCAGATGCtggccgccaccgccgccgtccaAAAGGAG GCACTCACGGGGTTGGAACAAGACCTCCGGGAATTCCCGTCGTGTAGCTTGGCGTTTACTTGCGACTATCTTTGGCCAAAAGGGCTTTGTATTGTCAACCAATGTCGAGCTACGACCTCAAATATCCGCAGATGCATATTTGTTCTTCATGCCTATGTATGCTCCATTGCTTTGA
- the LOC104454079 gene encoding RING-H2 finger protein ATL67-like yields MSSGGDMSQFAYGMAFGIGILAIVLLVTVSCCCCLRDHSREFIPAPMALQHLDALSGTAADRGIDEATLQSYPTVLFSSVKHLEKNNLADSSDVIGGGSCSICLGEYKEGDLLRLLPVCGHLFHMKCVDPWLRLHATCPVCRRSSVGQLGQPGLESQTVAVLVDGDLHSGDR; encoded by the coding sequence ATGAGCAGCGGGGGCGACATGAGCCAGTTCGCATACGGCATGGCGTTCGGAATCGGTATCCTCGCCATCGTCCTCCTCGTCACCGtctcctgctgctgctgcctcCGTGACCACAGCCGGGAGTTCATTCCGGCTCCGATGGCGCTCCAGCATCTCGACGCCTTGTCGGGGACTGCGGCAGACAGGGGGATCGATGAGGCCACGCTCCAGAGCTACCCGACGGTCCTATTCTCGAGCGTGAAGCACCTCGAGAAGAACAACTTAGCAGACTCGAGCGACGTCATCGGCGGTGGTTCTTGCTCGATATGCTTGGGAGAATACAAGGAAGGCGACTTGCTGCGGCTGCTGCCGGTGTGCGGGCACTTGTTCCATATGAAGTGCGTCGACCCGTGGCTGAGACTGCACGCCACATGCCCCGTCTGCAGAAGGTCGTCGGTGGGGCAGCTGGGCCAACCTGGACTTGAATCACAGACCGTGGCCGTGCTGGTCGACGGTGATCTTCACAGCGGAGACAGGTAA
- the LOC104454080 gene encoding protein TIC 20-IV, chloroplastic isoform X2: MPAVGAAATVPKAAIPPLHSNASPWGWTKTSRTIAVHPKASKFPMRSLASTCDYYWPVKPVLSTKVKLQSQIFEAGRRPLSHLSSTSTSLFGKDRSVLPPRTGRHKCPAPPKVYLDYPFSIPYPKIVKKPEWWWRTLACVPYLMALQISDTAFYFQPLMEHYEQFEFLSYYVPGAIRRLPTWFLMVYCFAVYLWVVQNRRWPHFFRYHVMMGLLLENVLQIVWYASNFAPLIHYGGRFGMYYWAIVGSAFIFLLMECVRCAVAGIYANIPFISDAAYIHTPYVKGDD, translated from the exons ATGCCGGCGGTCGGTGCTGCCGCCACCGTCCCAAAGGCGGCAATCCCTCCTCT GCACTCAAATGCTAGTCCGTGGGGATGGACCAAGACCTCCAGGACCATTGCTGTGCATCCCAAGGCCAGTAAATTCCCGATGCGTAGCCTGGCGTCTACTTGTGACTATTATTGGCCAGTAAAACCTGTATTGTCAACCAAAGTCAAGCTGCAATCTCAGATATTCGAAG CAGGTCGGCGGCCTCTTTCACACCTGTCCTCTACATCGACTTCATTGTTCGGTAAGGACAGAAGTGTGTTACCGCCAAGAACCGGAAGGCACAAATGCCCGGCGCCTCCAAAAGTGTACCTGGACTATCCTTTCAGCATTCCTTACCCTAAGATCGTGAAGAAGCCGGAGTGGTGGTGGCGGACCCTAGCGTGCGTTCCTTACCTGATGGCCCTGCAGATATCTGACACGGCCTTCTACTTCCAGCCCCTGATGGAGCACTATGAGCAATTCGAGTTCCTGAGCTACTATGTCCCGGGAGCGATCCGGCGCCTCCCCACCTGGTTCCTGATGGTGTACTGCTTCGCCGTGTACCTTTGGGTCGTGCAGAACCGCAGGTGGCCTCACTTCTTCCGGTACCATGTGATGATGGGGCTCCTGTTGGAGAACGTGCTGCAGATCGTGTGGTATGCGAGCAACTTCGCGCCACTGATCCACTACGGGGGCCGGTTCGGCATGTACTACTGGGCAATTGTCGGGTCGGCCTTCATATTCCTGCTGATGGAGTGCGTGAGGTGTGCGGTGGCGGGGATTTACGCAAACATCCCTTTCATCAGTGACGCTGCGTACATACACACTCCATATGTAAAGGGAGATGATTGA
- the LOC104454080 gene encoding protein TIC 20-IV, chloroplastic isoform X3 gives MPAVGAAATVPKAAIPPLHSNASPWGWTKTSRTIAVHPKASKFPMRSLASTCDYYWPVKPVLSTKVKLQSQIFEGRRPLSHLSSTSTSLFGKDRSVLPPRTGRHKCPAPPKVYLDYPFSIPYPKIVKKPEWWWRTLACVPYLMALQISDTAFYFQPLMEHYEQFEFLSYYVPGAIRRLPTWFLMVYCFAVYLWVVQNRRWPHFFRYHVMMGLLLENVLQIVWYASNFAPLIHYGGRFGMYYWAIVGSAFIFLLMECVRCAVAGIYANIPFISDAAYIHTPYVKGDD, from the exons ATGCCGGCGGTCGGTGCTGCCGCCACCGTCCCAAAGGCGGCAATCCCTCCTCT GCACTCAAATGCTAGTCCGTGGGGATGGACCAAGACCTCCAGGACCATTGCTGTGCATCCCAAGGCCAGTAAATTCCCGATGCGTAGCCTGGCGTCTACTTGTGACTATTATTGGCCAGTAAAACCTGTATTGTCAACCAAAGTCAAGCTGCAATCTCAGATATTCGAAG GTCGGCGGCCTCTTTCACACCTGTCCTCTACATCGACTTCATTGTTCGGTAAGGACAGAAGTGTGTTACCGCCAAGAACCGGAAGGCACAAATGCCCGGCGCCTCCAAAAGTGTACCTGGACTATCCTTTCAGCATTCCTTACCCTAAGATCGTGAAGAAGCCGGAGTGGTGGTGGCGGACCCTAGCGTGCGTTCCTTACCTGATGGCCCTGCAGATATCTGACACGGCCTTCTACTTCCAGCCCCTGATGGAGCACTATGAGCAATTCGAGTTCCTGAGCTACTATGTCCCGGGAGCGATCCGGCGCCTCCCCACCTGGTTCCTGATGGTGTACTGCTTCGCCGTGTACCTTTGGGTCGTGCAGAACCGCAGGTGGCCTCACTTCTTCCGGTACCATGTGATGATGGGGCTCCTGTTGGAGAACGTGCTGCAGATCGTGTGGTATGCGAGCAACTTCGCGCCACTGATCCACTACGGGGGCCGGTTCGGCATGTACTACTGGGCAATTGTCGGGTCGGCCTTCATATTCCTGCTGATGGAGTGCGTGAGGTGTGCGGTGGCGGGGATTTACGCAAACATCCCTTTCATCAGTGACGCTGCGTACATACACACTCCATATGTAAAGGGAGATGATTGA
- the LOC104454080 gene encoding protein TIC 20-IV, chloroplastic isoform X1 — protein MPAVGAAATVPKAAIPPLHSNASPWGWTKTSRTIAVHPKASKFPMRSLASTCDYYWPVKPVLSTKVKLQSQIFEGLAGRRPLSHLSSTSTSLFGKDRSVLPPRTGRHKCPAPPKVYLDYPFSIPYPKIVKKPEWWWRTLACVPYLMALQISDTAFYFQPLMEHYEQFEFLSYYVPGAIRRLPTWFLMVYCFAVYLWVVQNRRWPHFFRYHVMMGLLLENVLQIVWYASNFAPLIHYGGRFGMYYWAIVGSAFIFLLMECVRCAVAGIYANIPFISDAAYIHTPYVKGDD, from the exons ATGCCGGCGGTCGGTGCTGCCGCCACCGTCCCAAAGGCGGCAATCCCTCCTCT GCACTCAAATGCTAGTCCGTGGGGATGGACCAAGACCTCCAGGACCATTGCTGTGCATCCCAAGGCCAGTAAATTCCCGATGCGTAGCCTGGCGTCTACTTGTGACTATTATTGGCCAGTAAAACCTGTATTGTCAACCAAAGTCAAGCTGCAATCTCAGATATTCGAAG GTTTAGCAGGTCGGCGGCCTCTTTCACACCTGTCCTCTACATCGACTTCATTGTTCGGTAAGGACAGAAGTGTGTTACCGCCAAGAACCGGAAGGCACAAATGCCCGGCGCCTCCAAAAGTGTACCTGGACTATCCTTTCAGCATTCCTTACCCTAAGATCGTGAAGAAGCCGGAGTGGTGGTGGCGGACCCTAGCGTGCGTTCCTTACCTGATGGCCCTGCAGATATCTGACACGGCCTTCTACTTCCAGCCCCTGATGGAGCACTATGAGCAATTCGAGTTCCTGAGCTACTATGTCCCGGGAGCGATCCGGCGCCTCCCCACCTGGTTCCTGATGGTGTACTGCTTCGCCGTGTACCTTTGGGTCGTGCAGAACCGCAGGTGGCCTCACTTCTTCCGGTACCATGTGATGATGGGGCTCCTGTTGGAGAACGTGCTGCAGATCGTGTGGTATGCGAGCAACTTCGCGCCACTGATCCACTACGGGGGCCGGTTCGGCATGTACTACTGGGCAATTGTCGGGTCGGCCTTCATATTCCTGCTGATGGAGTGCGTGAGGTGTGCGGTGGCGGGGATTTACGCAAACATCCCTTTCATCAGTGACGCTGCGTACATACACACTCCATATGTAAAGGGAGATGATTGA
- the LOC104454081 gene encoding sulfated surface glycoprotein 185 encodes MERSRACLKLWILLHLLSLCIFFIHSDARRMTARSKGTAHPKNPALRSTKRIRVTRNLDLPSNDQPYVSSPLTLPPYDSLPPMPLPDLSPPFCIYPPSTPQPPASTTNPPPTGITPSPYVYIPPILPAQNPPPSPDVVIPGPPESFLSPPGPVVVPVPPAPGTGLSPTPPEINPPYNVPSIPISFPSPPSSVPSPGGGGIVPSPFLPPIVYPPPTVPPSPNSGSSIALWCVAKPSVPEPIIREAMNYACGSGAECASIEPNGSCFQPDTLFAHASYAFNSYWQRTKVAGGSCSFGGTAVLVTVDPSYDGCHFAYL; translated from the exons ATGGAGAGAAGCAGAGCTTGCCTGAAGCTGTGGATTCTCCTCCATCTACTTTCCTTATGCATTTTCTTCATCCACAGCG ATGCTAGAAGGATGACGGCACGGTCCAAGGGCACAGCGCATCCGAAGAATCCGGCCCTGAGATCCACCAAAAGAATCAGAGTGACGAGAAACCTGGATTTGCCGTCGAATGATCAACCTTACGTGAGCTCGCCGCTCACGTTGCCGCCATACGATTCGCTTCCCCCGATGCCTCTGCCTGACCTCAGCCCTCCATTCTGCATATACCCACCATCGACCCCACAGCCCCCAGCTTCCACCACAAACCCACCTCCCACAGGGATCACACCATCACCCTATGTCTACATCCCGCCAATCCTTCCCGCTCAAAACCCGCCTCCCAGCCCGGACGTCGTGATTCCGGGCCCGCCTGAGTCATTCCTGAGCCCTCCGGGCCCTGTAGTTGTCCCAGTCCCCCCGGCCCCCGGAACCGGTCTAAGTCCTACCCCGCCGGAGATCAACCCGCCTTACAACGTGCCCAGCATCCCAATCTCCTTTCCGAGCCCGCCCTCTTCTGTGCCATCCCCAGGCGGAGGCGGCATTGTTCCGAGCCCATTCCTCCCGCCGATTGTCTACCCTCCTCCCACGGTCCCGCCATCCCCTAACTCCGGTTCGAGCATAGCCTTGTGGTGCGTGGCCAAGCCCTCAGTGCCAGAGCCCATCATCCGGGAGGCCATGAACTACGCCTGCGGATCCGGTGCTGAGTGCGCCTCGATCGAGCCGAATGGCTCATGCTTCCAGCCCGACACGCTGTTCGCGCATGCCTCGTACGCGTTCAACAGCTACTGGCAGAGGACCAAAGTGGCCGGCGGCTCATGCTCCTTCGGTGGCACGGCCGTACTAGTCACCGTCGATCCTA GCTATGATGGATGCCATTTTGCCTACTTGTAG
- the LOC104454083 gene encoding RING-H2 finger protein ATL70, translating into MDGAADSKHGMGAAIGVLVVVVFVAVMSCLFSRMCTNRPPLNYPVRDSLPERHPETIPDVEGGRPDAVGKRNGLKKPVRPKLAKLHEGDSGSDSTRSSCSICLGDYKDSDVRRSLPGCHHVFHSKCVDQWLQMHPTCPVCRSSPNPTPLAKAHQASTAPRIS; encoded by the coding sequence ATGGACGGCGCCGCTGATTCCAAACACGGTATGGGAGCCGCCATCGGCGTCCTTGTCGTGGTCGTATTCGTGGCCGTCATGTCATGCCTGTTCAGCCGCATGTGCACGAACCGGCCGCCTCTGAACTACCCCGTCCGCGACTCTTTGCCGGAGCGACATCCAGAAACAATCCCAGATGTAGAAGGAGGTCGACCAGACGCCGTCGGCAAAAGGAACGGCCTAAAGAAGCCCGTGCGCCCCAAATTGGCCAAGCTCCATGAGGGCGACTCGGGCTCGGACTCGACTCGTTCTTCTTGCTCCATTTGTTTGGGCGACTACAAGGACAGCGACGtgcggaggtctttgcccggtTGCCACCATGTCTTCCATAGTAAGTGTGTGGACCAGTGGCTGCAGATGCATCCGACTTGTCCAGTTTGTCGGAGCTCGCCGAACCCGACCCCTCTTGCGAAGGCCCATCAAGCGTCGACGGCACCGAGGATCAGTTGA
- the LOC104455795 gene encoding cytosolic sulfotransferase 5-like, translated as MEVTRRYKTLAVATVDVDVAKTITMGYSAPTEGEASISLDQLPQQLFWETLELYWWNGFWYRPRHLEAALALRSQFRPRDDDVLLASAMKTGSTWLKALCFCILTSKRNERSRENGNIAVSTDREDQSEDPLAANHPAHYVKTLEVQVFTENPPPDLSVIESPRLFHTHLPYSALPESVKASPCKIVYLTRNPKDTLVSLWHFFNHFRTDEEGPFPFERAFESFCDGVCSFGPFFEHVLEYYRASLAMPEKVLFLKYEDLKRDPRGQVKRLSSFLGRQLEEEEEEVEDIVWRCSLERLKNLEVNRNGVDPWVNMPNSVFFRKGVVGDWKSLFTAEMARRLDEIARTKLEGSGLDLGIDT; from the exons ATGGAAGTAACTCGGCGCTACAAGACACTAGCTGTAGCTACCGTGGATGTCGACGTCGCAAAGACGATAACCATGGGTTATTCTGCTCCTACGGAAGGAGAAGCATCCATATCGCTCGACCAGCTCCCACAACAGCTGTTCTGGGAGACTCTGGAACTCTACTGGTGGAACGGCTTCTGGTACCGCCCCCGCCATCTCGAGGCCGCCCTGGCTCTTCGCTCACAGTTCCGGCCGCGAGACGACGACGTCCTCTTGGCGTCTGCCATGAAAACCGGAAGCACGTGGCTCAAAGCACTCTGTTTCTGCATCTTGACGAGCAAGAGAAATGAACGGAGTCGAGAAAACGGCAACATCGCGGTCAGCACCGATCGAGAAGATCAGTCGGAAGACCCCCTCGCGGCTAACCACCCGGCGCATTACGTGAAGACCTTGGAGGTCCAGGTATTTACGGAGAACCCGCCTCCGGACCTCTCGGTCATCGAGTCGCCGAGGTTGTTCCACACCCACTTGCCTTACAGCGCGCTTCCCGAATCCGTCAAGGCCTCTCCATGCAAA ATCGTCTACCTCACGCGCAACCCGAAAGACACCCTCGTCTCCCTGTGGCACTTCTTCAACCACTTCCGGACCGACGAGGAGGGCCCCTTCCCGTTCGAGCGCGCCTTCGAGAGCTTCTGCGACGGGGTCTGCTCCTTCGGGCCTTTCTTCGAGCACGTGCTCGAGTACTACAGAGCGAGCTTAGCGATGCCGGAGAAGGTGCTGTTCCTGAAGTACGAGGACCTGAAGAGAGACCCGAGAGGGCAGGTGAAGAGGCTGAGCTCGTTCCTCGGGCGGCAgctggaggaggaagaagaggaggtgGAGGACATCGTCTGGAGGTGCAGCTTGGAGAGGCTTAAGAACCTGGAGGTGAACAGGAACGGGGTCGATCCGTGGGTGAACATGCCGAACAGCGTCTTCTTCAGGAAGGGCGTCGTCGGGGACTGGAAGAGCTTGTTCACGGCGGAGATGGCCCGGCGTCTCGACGAGATCGCAAGGACAAAGCTCGAAGGGTCAGGACTCGACCTTGGCATCGATACGTGA